The genomic segment TGATCCACATTGCctttattcccaaataaataaTACTAATTTCATGTTGAAAACCCACTGCACCAGCGGTAATGcgcgaattatgaatgttcttttgaaaaacatttttttaaaaagcacAAACACTCAAAATAATTTCAGCAAACACTTGTGATTCATATCGACTCGGTAACATCTAATGAAGTGCAGTAAATATTTTTCGAAATTCTCATGAGTCATAGAGCCTGATAGGTTAACAGCAGCATCAGCACCAATGGGATATGACTCTTGTCATATAATCCTGGATCCTAACCCGCGGATAAATTAAAAAAGGGGGAATAGTGTTACCAGACGCACTTATAGTGCATAAAACTATTACCAGTGATCCTCTTTCACACGATGTTGCCTTTGACACATGCTTCTGCAAGTTTTCATTGAGGTTTAAATATGAACCAACTTGGATCTAGTGATATCATGCATTGCAGTAAGGGCACTAATGCAGACTGATATTTCTTCTATGTTTTCCCTCCTCACTCGTACTCTGTAGCGGTAGGTAGCATCATGATGTTGTTCTCCATCGATTTCTTGTGATCTTCGTCTTATAACTGGCAATACAGCAATCAAGCCAGCTAAATAAAAGTGTTGGGCATCTATTGATTGAATGTGTTAATTATGTTTTGCCTCTCTTGAGCAGTAGTGTTTTCAAAACACTTCAATCTTTTGCACTTACAATCATCTCCTAATTCGTGAGACTGCAACCTCAACTTTTTCATTACATCTGCAGCTCGGCCAATTTTCTTTCGTTTCttggtttttttaaaatatcgtCACACAAATACTCTTCACTCGAACTCATCTCGACATAAACTGCCGCGAAAAGAACCAAACATGGAAGATTGTTACGCCCGGTTAACGGTCGTTGCTAGGCAACTAGTTGGACTACGTCAGTTGTTTACCAGTACCGCGCGGACAACGTTGGTTTTTAGCCAGTATAGGTATTTTCTAATGCTTTGTTATTTGGACAGTTGGTGTTATTCCCGTACAATTTAACACGTGTTTGCGACCGGATATTGTCAACATAAGTTGATTACCTTATTACTCTTATAAAATGGACATGGTTTGTTTTTCCTCTTACCCTTAATTTGAGTTTgagttatattttgtatttttaaaataataacagtattttcctttttttttacaTGTTAACTATTATGAGAAATAAACTTCCTTGTTGTTAAACGAGCCTTTTATTTAACTGCAGCCAAATATTTGAATTTCACATTCAAACAGTCATATGAAATCAATTAAGTCGTATCGACAAGAGGAGTGTCACCCGCAAAACGcaaattgtttatttttcggcCATTTATTCAGATGCCCTTTTCCCATTCTTCAAGCGATCTTCTCATAGTATGCTCGgtgtataaattaaataattgtggagacaGTATACATCCTTTTCTGACACCTTGTTCTTGGATCAAATTCTTTGGAAAGTGTGTCAAGCACTTTTACTGATTTATTAAAGAATCTTGGGAGTAATTCCACAATGTGTGATTAGAAAAGGAATAATTGTGATTACGTGTTAAAACTGACAGAAGATTGGCAATAAATACGATGCTAAAGTataacacaaataaaaaatataaaaaatttattatagtaCATGTTTAATTAAAGATCTTTCAAATCCGCACGAAAACAAAACGTCGCCGTTCCAGGAAAGTCCTTTAACATGCCCTTTGtgcttttcatttttataaattacaTTCATATTGTTTGATTGAGTATTGACCACAAGCACATCTTTTGAATCGCCACAAACCGCAAGATTTGAATTGTTATTAAAACGAAGTCTATTTACTGGAGAAGGAAAACAAGAAATAACTGAAACGAAGTCTTTTGGTTCTCTTTTATCTAATAGATATACGTCTCCGGCTTGTGTTCCCACTGCTATATAGTTAGTATTGGATTGGTTCCAGGCGACACTATTAATGGCTGAGAATTCGTTGGAATAAagcactaaaacaaaaaaaaacattagatTGTAATAGAAAAATACagtcatttatgtttttattaaattctccaCCGATATACATCACTAAACTAGGAAATCATAAAGAAACTGTGTGAtacagttattaaaaataaacttaactgaaaatattgtacACAAAGAAAGTATAGAAGATATATACATATAAGAAAGTATACCTTATCAACACATTATAAACAGTAAACTTAAATTGTAAAATTACTAAtagtccaggatatgacggtAAACATAGTAGAAAACCTCTGATGTTTTTTATATGCAtcgatttgcttgaaattttgacagtaggtaGAAAATAGCtcaatatttttggagttatttgtGACTGAAAGTTCACAAATTACACGTCAAACAAGAATGTTTTTAAAAGGGTTTTCATGAATAACTTATGTTCCTCTTGGAACATAATCGTGTGGTTTAATCGTGTTCTACTGGGAGGTACATGCAGACCAACCTACTCAAGTAGCTGAGGACACAAGACTGTAGAATTAATTATGCCATAAAGCATCTTTAATTAATCTTCGGTCATACAATGAGAGAATACCAAGTTGGGTTTCAATGTGATCATAATTTACTTGATTAATTCAAAAAGTATACCCTGTTTATATGCTAAATATTTCAAGAATTTTTGTTGAAATGTCTCAATTTTtgatatgtaaatattataagaTGGAGACCATACATAAGAACAATACTCTACATAGGATCTATCTAAAGAACAATATAGtctatgaaaatgaaaaagacagaaaagattttatttcacgttcaaagcgtctatgtatctattgatacgtatttcgctttaataaagctcatcagaatagttattcatagccgttctttcattttcttcggatctactctgtatgagtacgagaaacaaattcgttaggatttctgcctagatgaatagacatgtcgtggaatgcaaattttagattccccatgtcttctttaacatctttatcatcgtctggtcatgtcttgcaatttttagaaggctccagattaaagcagaaatctgaatttgtttcgaaactatcttaccgatttaaCAATATAGTCATTTAGTCGCTTCAATATTCTCTCAAAAGTCTCTAGTGAATCTTTTTATAAAGCCAAGCATTTGTAAAGACTtcaaagaattcaaataaaaAGAGTCTGAATTAATTCCCATATCACGAATTTCGCTAACCCAGCCAACAAGAATGTTCtgcatattataattatattccatTTGGCCTCTCGATCGTCCAAATCAAACAGCATGACACTTGGATGCGTCCAGAGCCATGGCATTCAACACACACCACTTACTCAACCGATCAAGATCGTGTTGAAGATTAACACAATCTTCTGTATTATTGATTATTGTGTAGAACTTTGGATCGTTAGTAAAAAGAAGAGGTGAACTGTGCTGGAAGTAGTGGTGTATATCATTGATGAATATGTTAAATAACAGCAGTCCCAAATGAGAACCCTGGGGTACTCCTGAATGAATTTTAATCTCACTGGAAACAAAATCCCTGACACGCACCATCTGAGCTCTGTCAATCAAGTATGTTCTCAGCCATTTAAGAAGTGGCCCATCAACACCCATTTTTTTAAGTTtgactattaaaatattatggttGACCCGATCAAAGGCCTTGGAGAAATCACTGTATAGTGCATGTACCCTACAGCTCCCCTCCATGGCCTTCCTCGGGAAGTCCACAAATACTAGTATATTACAATCAGTTGATCTGCTATTCTGAAATCCAAATTGTGGGTCTACTAGCTGTTTTTCAAGTAAAGCTTCAAGACAGTCACATACAAAACATTCAAATATCTTTGGTATGACACTAATTATACTAATGGACCTGTAATTATTCACCAATGAATTATCACCCCCTTTAAAAATACgtgttaaaaaactatttttccagATTTCTGGAAATTCACCCTTATTTAAGGCAAATATCAGATATAGTAATATTCAAAACCTATTTAGATTTTACTGAGAAAACTGTTTGTATATAAAATGAAGACTATAAAACAAAGAGATTCTTTATTTTATGATTACTGTAAACTTAATATTAACGAAGTTATGGCTGTTCAAAAGTAAACTTTTATTCATTGAATAGTAAAATACAAACACATTATGTTGAATAAGTGGGAAACGTTTTGCATGGAAACTTTTTTAGAGATCTTAAAAACCATTTAAAATGATCCTCGTATTTAATAACTGACATTATCtactttcatttatttatttatatatttatatatatatatatatatatatatatatatatatatatatatatatataaaaatagatatACTTACAGGAAGCTGCCACAGAATTTCTCATGTCCCATATACAAGCCATTCTGTCCCTACCTCCTGATAAAAACACATTTGTATTATCTTTTAAGGTATCAACACTTGAAACTGTATCACAGTggtaagaactaaaaaataaaatataattataaaaaagttCTGTGAATTTTGCTAGATGAAGGCAAGCAATAGCATTTCTAGTAAACTAAAGTTCTTATGAGAATGGTTTTGTTTCTGTggtggtaaaaaatattttatcacaTAACATCATGTTTAAGAGTATTTTGCTGCAATATTTAATTAGTACTTAAAAAGTGAGATAATcagtatagtatttataaagtcagttgaaacacccaaaaaactggttgaggacaaacattaaaagaataatatcatATTACCAGACATGGGcgcataatttatttttatattcaaatatagattaatgaagaacagaataaggacaattttaatttacttaaaactGTTGTAAAGTACATAAgtgtataaaaaagtttttaatatgtcatatttaacaacaaaaataatttatatataatggcAATAGGCCATATTGACAGTATAATGATTTAAAACAGTTATCATACTtcgtaaaataataaacattttagctGTACAGCACTGGCATGAATCAACAGCGTTTCTTATCTGTACACCATCGCCGCCGGCTGGAACCGAACTTCCAAGTAGTCCGTTAAATATTGGTGATTTTGAATAACATATCattgtccaatatttatttgatggGATATATCTTTCATTCTCTCTTTCTTCTATCTCTTTCCTATGAAGTACGGGGATTGTTCAAATACGTTTCAAACATTGACACGTGTTATTTATACTTTAACTTGATTACCGGTAAATGTAATATTGAACTGCCCTTATAAATCTCGTCGGAGTGAAATGTttcaactgactttataaatactatacatAAATCCTTGAAAGTATTACGTGACCTAATTCACAATAAACTCAATGAAAGCTATTATGTTGCTGAAAGTAACAATTTAAAAAGTGTTATTAAGCAAAATAGTACTGTACAAGATGAATTTTAACTTAACCCTAGTTTTTATTAGATATTAGCTATTTTATCAAACTTTGTTAATACTCatcaggaaaaaaataaaaaaaaattattacttttatgtgcattgttaaaaaatatatccTTATTGCACATTCTTATTTGGATATTATCTAATAACTGATCTtaataagttttaaatatttcCTCAATGCAATTGATTGACAGATCAATGAAATGTAGTGAAAGGTGTATAAAAAATCCTATATATACAAATATGCAATGTATGTAATAAATATTATACTTACTCATATCTTTCTGTAGGCTTTCCATTAGTGGAATTAGCATCATAAATATACACTGTTCTTCCAGCACAACTTAATATCCTACTAGAATTTTCCCATACAGCTATCTCTGGTACCCTTTCACATAACCAAAAATAGTTTGTAGTTCTAAGTGTAGCATCTTCATCAATGGAAAGTATATTTATGTGTCCTGAATCCTCAGCTAAAGCTATCTAAAACCATTGTTaatttattataacttattaGTATGGTCAACATTTTTATGGTCAAAAGCTAGCGGGGATCCACCAGAGAACCAACCAGGGATGGCTAATCTCATAAGTTGTGATATGGCAATTAGTCTACAGTACGAAACCTTGATTAAAGCTACTACATGTTAGGATGTTGAGACTAGACCAACTCTGAACaaagaaagaaaatacaaaaaacaaattgaGCAACGAAAACAAACATTGGAAAATACATGTTCAACTACAGTTAAATACCAAAAGAAGAAAGGCCACAGAAAAGATAGTGATACTAATGACAAAGAGATATAAAAGGAATACCACAAATATCAAtgtcataaataaataaagtgaAAAATTAAGATACACAACAACATGGAGGAGACtatcatttttaataatatatgctCCTAGAAATGATCAAACTTAGGTAAGGGAAGCCCTCTTTGTAGAAATTAGAAGAGTGActaaagaaatagaaaagtatagaaaaatattacTAGGAATCCCCAGTGGTCAAACACTGTGAAAAATAGCTGTAAAAtgattgatatttaatattatattaaaaacttaATAATTCCAACTCATCACAAATActacaaaaaatttatttcagccTAATAAACGTTAAGTATATCAGATTTTCCAAGTTCCTCTTCTTGTTATAAATTTTAGTTATAATATTCCCTATTCCTCTATTTGGTTCAGTCAATAACTTCTTGCCATATTTTCATTTCATCTTCTACATAAATAATTCCAATTTGTACTTGCATTATCAATATTGTGCTCTGTTGGTTGTTGCATGTTTTCATTTCTTATAAGCTTTCATTTTGTTTTTCATATTTCTTGGTGAAATAAATAGATGAAGGAAATATATAAGAGTGTTTGGATTATAGCTCTAATCCAATGTTTCATGCAGTTATGCCTGAAATTCACAATACAAAAGAATAAGTGTTGAACCGCAAAAACTTAAATGACAAtagtatttttgaaaatatcttacTGTTTTATCATCTATAAATTTTCCATCTGATGTGGTACCATATACATAAGATCCATGGTAATCAAAATTTTCTAATTGATCTTCATCTTTAAAATAAAGTAGAGTACCTTCCCAGAAACTGTCGGTTATTGCTGATGCACCAAGTATGGAATGTcctaaaaactaatttttttaaaagaaattttgataaaaaaaacccTTAATTTACCTGCTTtattaaaattcacaaaaaataaatgatCATAAATCACTGGTGTTTTTGAAAAATGATTTCGGGGTTCCAGAGGTGCATTAGGTAATGtagttttttttctaataaaggCATTAGGTTCTTGAACTTGAtctaacattttctttaacgTTTACCTGAACCAACACTTGTCTAATAGATACCGACTGTTTGTCCAGACTGTTTGCAGACTGTTTGTCTGTTTTGAAATTTATTGGTTATGTTTTAGATTCTTCTGATTTCACTGATTTCTTCTACTTTCTCCGAGTTTTTCAACAGCCAGGGTAGACTTTGGCATCAAGATTGTAGGTTTCTATGTCATAGGCGGAGGTTTCGATAGTTTAAATTTTAGCGTTCCATAGTCAAACCACAGAACAGATgacaattgttttattattctgtggcCAAACTAATAATTGCCTCCTATTCTGTGATATTTGTGTCATTGACAGATAGAAAAATGCATGCTCTCTGCTATAAAAACGGAAAGCCAATCGTCATTATAGTAACATATCAAAAGTCCCTATTGCGTTTTTTCTTTGAAATGTGCTATTCATATTTAGTTCTTGTCTTTGTCTTATTTGTACAATACAAAAAGAAAGCGTGGTGAGTGTTGGAAGTTATTTTCGTTTAAACACATTTTTTAGCACATTGACATACGACAAACAGAGTGGTTAAATTATCTTGAAAGGAGAAGGAAGAAAAGAAAAGTCCTAAAATAAAATCCCAAAAGTGGAGGTTGCGTCTGACCTGAGATGTTAAAAGATACGTCAATTAGGGTAAGAATTTACtagtaaagtaaataaaaatcatTTCAGAATAATTTCCTGTATACAAAAGCTCACAGCGTGTGAGTTTATTTACCATTTGCTTACTTTATTTACTTTAGAAACtcaaaacaattttaattattcGAGACGTGACAAACAACACCACTTCAGGTTCAACTTTGAATTATTTTCTATAGATCCTTGtatttgtcaaaatatttttagctGTAATTGGCCCTTTTTTGCTagtttttttaagcatattttattctaattttttaagtCTTACGATGACTTTAAATtagagttttaattatattattaaggTGCAGTTAATTAACCCTACATATTAATGGTATATTTCTACCCGAAAATACTAACCAGCTTAAAATACGCACATAAAGAAGATAAATCCCATTGTGTGTTCTTTTaaaattgattaattttgaatGCAGTAATTGTTGAAAAGAATGTATTTAAACCTGAAAattaagaacaaaataaaagactTTAATAAAAGACAATATTCAAGTTGCATATTGGACAAAAAATTCATATTGTCTAGAAAGGAAGACATATGGCTATGTTGACAATAATTTCACATCATAGTCTGTATGTAACACTTTTGTCTCTTTAGAGCTTGTTTTGTAAATCTACACTACCACATTTAATTTGATTCCAATAGATAACTTTGCTAAGGGTTCAGTGTTGGCCAATTTTGTATATggtcaatattaaatttatattcagTGCATGATTTACTCTACTAAAAGGCCCAAAGTATGTTTCTATTGATTGTTACTATTTTCTCATTTATTGtttgtttcaaattttaaacaaaataagaaTACACTAATGCAACCAATATCAGTcttgttaatatatttattttctagcACAAGTGATTTAATGTATGTACTGTATGTCTATTATGCATCATAAATTGTTACACTTTGAAATAATCTCTAATGTTCGTGCCTTATCACAAAGTAATGTGTGCAATAAATTTTTGAGAGTACAGATTTAGGTTATGTTATAAACATGCCTAGAGTTTCTCCAATATTCAACAAAGTAACTAGTTTCCTGTTTTCCaatttttaattgatttaaacTCTATTGAATAAGATCAGGTATAAATTAATGTAAAGAGAGAAATGTAACCATTAAGTTATGTATACTCAGTTTTAGTATTGATCTATTGCTCAGCTCCTTCAGTATCTTGTAGGTAGAAATAGTAACAGTTACAAGTATCAATGGATAAGAGTGGAATTGTAGTTTTTGCTAGTAGTAAAAAATCACTACGACTACCAAATCACAACATGATTTTATTCACATAACAATCTTTTAGATTAGTATGGATAATTTAGATTAAATGGGTATAATTGTGTGGTGGCAGAGTAAAAGTTCTTAAGTTAACAACCATTGTATCGAGAAATACAAGCTTGAAATATTTAGACATTTTTCCAGAATCATAACTTTAAAATCTTTACTACATATAACAGTTTCACTGTATATCAGTTTAGGTTTATTGAGGAGTTCCATAGCTAACTACATAACTACGAACTACATAAAAAGAGTGTTTGAATCTTTAGTAATTATGCCTCAACTGATTGTATGACTTAAGTTTTATAAATAACTGATATCTAAATACATGTAGGCATTATGAAAAAATGGCATCTGTAGTTTctaaatacagtatactccctctataacgaacagggttattacgagttttcgcttataatgaggtacattagatgtaacgtgaaatttctattgaactattcTATTGAACCATCTATAGCGaagtaaatttgcttataacgagagaaaagaagattgaaaaacgtgttttgtTAGGTTTTGGCCAGACCGTAGCTATAactaaataccctttttaaatgCCGTTCGCAATAAACTTCTttcaatttatgattcttagtccgaaatttacaatttatgattcacaagtgtcattgtagggagTTGACCATTTACACCTAATaataggtcctaatagacaagatgtggaaggtattttaaaggttgtcagaaactttacccaaagaaaaaaagcaaatgaaaaatcataaaactgtttcacatctttagaaaatatgatagatagaatactggacaatttaaagcagtcaaagaTGACAGACTTCCAATTGCAGATgcagtagtttatgttattcttgaaaatacgctttatacagatttacagaatacagattttttgttttaacgtatatcattgacaataaaagtaaacaactcttttttgttttaatgtatttcattgacaataaaagtaaacaactttatttcaaaaacgccattcaaacaatatttactagcatcttatattgctcagaatggcttcactataaaaagttaatgttttagaaaactacatattcatatgtacgcacagtattattgttgttggatataacgagatccgcttataacgaggtaattagtctgccatttcagttctcattatagagtctactgtattatgtattaaaaataaataacaaatgtaTGTTTATAGTAAGTGCATATTATGAAATcatacaatttaaatattttttagatgcattatcaagaaaaaaaatcttaaaaaataattatttacttaTCAGAGGTGATGTCATCCCTTGTTCTCAGCTCAGCAATTTTTATGGTTTTTATAGTTGTCATGGAAAACTGgatttattaaatgtaaaatgcCAATTAACTATACCTTTTTCTCTTTACTTATTGATAAACACTCCATGTACTGAATTGCAGGCTTTAAATCTGGACGACTTTGTCCTCTAGCAaagatattttttgaaaatggttTGTACAACAGGTTACACATATTTTCTTCTTTCAAATATCAGATCCGTTGTATATCATGCCCCACAAATTTATTATTCACTTTTGTTTTTAAGTGCAATTCTTTGGCATATAATTGCTTAAAATCTAGGAAATCTGGCTGTCCCATATCTACATGGCTGGTTaaattaaaatcaccaagtaaaATACAATTGacattacttttaaataaaacgtCAAAAATATGCTCTCTAAGTTCTCTAAAAATACTACATCAGAACTAGGTGAATGGATACATACTGCCCAAAACAATCTTGTAAGAACCAATATCTACTTTAATaaatttacatcaaaaattatcttctttaaaaaaagttttaacagTTTTCCTGAACATATAGTACAACTTCCCCAGTAGATCGTTTAGATGAATAATTGCATGGTATCACCTTCTACCCACACAAATCAATTTCAGAATCTTCAATTTCACTTGTAACTCGAGCTTTGCTAACCACTAATTCAAATTAACTTAGACCAATTATGTGGATGATGAATATTAATGGATGCCTTCTTTTTATGCTTTAATATATTTGCATGTCCCATGTTACACTCCGTATGTATGTCCACTTAAATAAATTTGTGATCAAAACACAGCAAAGTAAAAGAGTTTTGTAGAGCTGAAAAACACATCACAACTATATGTGAGTTTCTGTTTTGACCTGTAAATGTGATCCAATCAGTTACATCTGGTAAAAGTTGTGAAATATATCCATCCATATAAGCATGAACCAATTTGGTTACCACTTCAGCCTGCCATTGTTTCATTCCACAGAAAATTCCAAGCTACTCCTGTGTCACCTTCATGGATTGTTCAATTATATACAACCATttgatatttgaaaatatagaTGAATGTAGCTAAGGAGTTTTTAAGACTTGCTGCAAATCAAACTTTACAATTTTAGGTGTTTCTTATTGCGTTGGCGTTATCCATTGATTTTGCTTCAAAATGTTTCTCAGCAACTTTTTTATATCTATTCATACCCAGCCGAGTATAACTTCCTAAACTGACATACAAACTTTtgctcaaaatttcataagcAAGTCAGTTTTTATGTTACTAAGGTTGTTTTACCAGAATATGAACAAGAAAGATTTAACttatgttgttctgaagctattttcatgtggcattttaaagtaattactatttaaatgggaataagccacaattaaaggttaaattacgtttattgacatttcaatttccacttcggaaatccgaATTAGGATTTTAGAATttttgaagtggaaattgaaatgtcaataaacgtaatttaacctttaattgtggcttattcccatttaaatagtaattactttaacttaTGTTATTATTTCTACCaattattttgtataaattaatccCCACATTTACCCACAAATTTTTAGAAAGAATGGGAACACAGAATTATTGAGAAAAAATAAGAGCAAGTGTAAattagaaatttattttcaaataagaGGTAAATTTTTTTGGCTATGAACTAGCACAGTTCTGtagtttttcattaaaaatatttattatctaaaTACATATTTGACCTAATTCCTTAATGCTATCTTAATTTGCCTGATGATTGTGGATGGATAGTTTCCTATTATAAGAAAATAATGTTTTTGGTGATTTTAGGTTAATCTCCCatttgtaacaatttttaaatcatGCTTGGACTCATTTGGAGATGTTTTTTAATAATCCTTATGATTTGTTGTGATACTAGTGTTATCTGCAAATATATTAATTGTATAAAAGTTTCAGTAttagtaattaaaattaaagtattttttacTGGATCTCTTACTATTTTGTCATGTGATAAGTTCAAATGGTTTTATCTGTTTGAGTCTTCTCTTAGTATTTATTCAACATATTAAGAAGTCTGgaaattttgtaatttgtgtTATTTTGGAGTCTCTCCTGGTGAGAGTTGACAAATTTAGTAATTGTAACCACATCAATGTTTAGGTTATGATGAAGACTACTGTTTCATAAATATTCAGGACATTCTCTGTACATCTTAAAactttgttttgaaaattttcaatcAATTTGATGTTAGATTTGCAGGTACATCCATATAACACAATAGGGATGTGCAAGGATAATACCAACCAGGTCCTCTACCAGAGTTGGCTGGTATCTTCCTCAGCATGCTCATTTAGTCCATGTTTCGATCTTACTAAGTAGCTAGTTTCAATTGCTGATAATGTTTTCAATGATGGTGGTCTGATAAGACAGAATATGTTCTgaaattttaatttgttgataattttaatttttataataaaaaaaatttaagtatataGCATTTTACACTAGAAGTTTTTTACTTCACTGTAAGTTTTTATGGTATCTAGTCAACCAATCAGTGTGTAAGTTTGATTCATCCCTCataattttcaattattttaatacCTTCAAGGTCTTCAAAGTTACGAATTATTCAGTAAGGTATtgagttttctttgcatttttttatttggACAATAATTATG from the Diabrotica undecimpunctata isolate CICGRU chromosome 1, icDiaUnde3, whole genome shotgun sequence genome contains:
- the vls gene encoding methylosome protein WDR77 is translated as MLDQVQEPNAFIRKKTTLPNAPLEPRNHFSKTPVIYDHLFFVNFNKAGHSILGASAITDSFWEGTLLYFKDEDQLENFDYHGSYVYGTTSDGKFIDDKTIALAEDSGHINILSIDEDATLRTTNYFWLCERVPEIAVWENSSRILSCAGRTVYIYDANSTNGKPTERYDSYHCDTVSSVDTLKDNTNVFLSGGRDRMACIWDMRNSVAASLLYSNEFSAINSVAWNQSNTNYIAVGTQAGDVYLLDKREPKDFVSVISCFPSPVNRLRFNNNSNLAVCGDSKDVLVVNTQSNNMNVIYKNEKHKGHVKGLSWNGDVLFSCGFERSLIKHVL